A DNA window from Theobroma cacao cultivar B97-61/B2 chromosome 5, Criollo_cocoa_genome_V2, whole genome shotgun sequence contains the following coding sequences:
- the LOC18598400 gene encoding receptor protein kinase TMK1, with amino-acid sequence MRKKFAFVLLLSLVRVVFSATDPGDLDILMQFRDGLENPELLKWPENGDDPCGPPSWNHVVCDKSRVTQIQAQAVGLKGTLPQNLNKLSMLKNIGLQKNQLSGKLPSISGLSNLVYAYLDYNNFDSIPAEFFDGLDNLQFLALDQNNFNASTGWSFPKALQNSAQLTNLSCMSCNLIGPLPDFLGSMPSLTNLRLSGNRLSGEIPGTFNGSALQMLWLNDQLGGGMTGPIDVVATMESLSVLWLHGNQFTGPIPENIGNLTLLKDLNLNSNNFVGLIPDSLANMRFNNLDLNNNQLMGPIPMFKTPNVTFASNKFCQATQGLPCAPEVMALIGFLDWVNYPQRLVNSWSDNEPCNWVGIRCFSGKVSIINLPHYNLSGTLSPSVAKLDSLSEIRLQSNNLTGPIPENWTSLKSLETLDLSDNNISGPLPKFSSTVKLVTTGNPISDGHKTAPSNRDNTPSVSSDSPLNSPSSSLKGSGSSPTDSSVESTKTKSFKRNTFVSIVAPVASFAVLAFLVIPLSIYCYKKRKDSKLASTSLVIHPRDPSEDNVVKVVVANNTHGSTSTLTGSGSASRNGSSIGESHVIEAGNLVISVQVLRNVTKNFAPENELGRGGFGVVYKGELDDGTQIAVKRMEAGVITSKALDEFQAEIAVLSKVRHRHLVSLLGYSIEGNERILVYEYMSQGALSKHLFHWKSLKLEPLSWKRRLNIALDVARGMEYLHSLAHQSFIHRDLKSSNILLGDDFKAKVSDFGLVKLAPDGEKSVVTRLAGTFGYLAPEYAVTGKITTKADVFSFGVVLMELLTGLMALDEDRPEETQYLAAWFWHIKSDEEKLRAAIDPDLDVKDETFESISIIAELAGHCTAREPSQRPDMGHAVNVLAPLVEKWKPLDDDNDDYCGIDYSLPLNQMVKGWQEAEGKDFSYMDLEDSKGSIPARPTGFAESFTSADGR; translated from the exons ATGAGAAAGAAGTTTGCTTTTGTGCTTCTTTTATCTCTTGTTAGAGTGGTTTTTAGCGCCACTGACCCTGGTGACCTTGATATTTTAATGCAATTCAGAGATGGACTTGAGAATCCTGAGCTCTTGAAGTGGCCTGAAAATGGTGATGACCCTTGCGGTCCTCCAAGCTGGAACCACGTGGTTTGTGATAAGTCCAGGGTTACTCAGATTCAGGCTCAAGCTGTGGGCTTGAAGGGTACTTTGCCTCAAAACTTGAACAAGCTCTCCATGCTCAAGAACATTGGTCTCCAAAAGAATCAGTTGAGTGGAAAGTTGCCTTCTATTAGTGGCTTATCAAACTTGGTGTATGCGTATTTGGATTACAACAATTTTGATTCTATTCCGGCTGAATTCTTTGATGGTTTAGATAATTTGCAATTCTTAGCATTGGATCAGAATAATTTTAATGCTAGTACAGGTTGGTCATTCCCCAAGGCTTTGCAAAATTCTGCTCAATTGACCAATCTTTCTTGTATGAGTTGTAATTTGATTGGGCCATTGCCGGATTTTCTTGGTTCCATGCCTTCCTTGACAAACCTGAGGCTTTCTGGTAATCGTTTGTCTGGTGAAATTCCGGGTACTTTCAATGGCAGTGCTCTACAGATGCTTTGGCTGAATGATCAGCTTGGTGGGGGGATGACAGGTCCAATTGATGTTGTGGCAACAATGGAGTCTCTTTCAGTTCTATGGCTGCATGGGAATCAGTTCACCGGACCGATTCCAGAGAACATTGGTAACTTAACTCTCTTGAAGGATCTCAATCTCAACAGTAACAACTTTGTTGGCCTGATTCCTGATAGTTTAGCAAATATGAGATTCAACAACTTAGATTTAAACAATAATCAGTTGATGGGTCCAATTCCAATGTTTAAAACGCCAAACGTGACTTTTGCTTCAAATAAATTCTGTCAAGCCACTCAGGGGCTTCCTTGTGCCCCAGAAGTTATGGCACTTATAGGGTTTCTTGATTGGGTGAATTACCCTCAAAGGCTTGTTAATTCGTGGTCCGACAATGAGCCTTGCAATTGGGTGGGAATTAGATGCTTTAGCGGGAAGGTATCAATCATAAACCTGCCCCATTATAATCTCTCTGGTACTTTGAGTCCTTCAGTTGCAAAGTTGGACTCCCTTTCTGAAATTAGGCTTCAATCTAACAATCTAACTGGTCCAATTCCTGAAAACTGGACTAGCTTGAAATCTCTGGAAACTTTGGATCTCAGTGACAATAACATATCTGGTCCATTACCAAAATTTAGTAGCACTGTGAAGCTTGTCACAACCGGTAATCCTATATCTGATGGTCATAAGACAGCCCCTTCCAACAGAGACAACACACCATCTGTGAGTTCAGATTCTCCACTGAATAGCCCATCTTCCTCATTGAAAGGTTCAGGTTCTAGTCCCACTGATTCTTCTGTGGAAtcaaccaaaacaaaaagtttcaaaaGGAACACATTTGTTTCAATTGTTGCCCCTGTTGCAAGTTTTGCGGTTCTTGCTTTTCTGGTCATTCCTCTATCCATCTACTGTtataagaagagaaaagacaGTAAGTTGGCTTCAACTTCCCTGGTAATCCACCCAAGGGATCCATCTGAAGATAATGTGGTTAAGGTTGTTGTTGCCAATAACACCCATGGAAGCACTTCTACACTAACCGGGAGTGGTTCTGCAAGCAGAAACGGTAGCAGCATTGGGGAGTCTCACGTCATTGAAGCTGGAAATTTGGTCATATCAGTTCAAGTTCTTCGAAATGTGACAAAAAATTTTGCACCAGAAAATGAGCTTGGCCGTGGTGGCTTTGGTGTAGTTTATAAAGGGGAACTAGATGATGGGACACAAATTGCAGTTAAAAGAATGGAGGCTGGTGTGATCACAAGCAAGGCTTTGGATGAATTTCAGGCTGAAATTGCAGTTCTTTCAAAGGTCCGGCACCGTCATTTAGTATCTCTTTTGGGCTATTCCATTGAAGGCAATGAAAGAATTCTtgtttatgaatatatgtCTCAAGGAGCTCTTAGTAAGCATCTTTTCCATTGGAAGAGCCTGAAATTGGAGCCTTTATCTTGGAAGAGGCGGCTAAATATTGCCTTGGATGTAGCCAGAGGAATGGAGTATCTTCACAGTCTGGCTCACCAGAGCTTCATACATAGAGATCTTAAGTcttcaaatattttacttgGTGATGATTTCAAAGCAAAAGTTTCAGATTTTGGTTTGGTCAAACTTGCTCCTGATGGGGAAAAATCTGTTGTGACCAGGCTTGCTGGGACTTTTGGTTACTTAGCACCAGAGTATGCAG TGACTGGAAAAATCACGACCAAAGCTGATGTCTTTAGTTTTGGTGTTGTACTGATGGAACTTTTGACTGGATTGATGGCACTTGATGAGGACAGGCCTGAGGAGACCCAGTACTTAGCTGCATGGTTCTGGCATATCAAATCAGACGAGGAGAAACTGAGGGCTGCTATTGACCCAGATCTTGATGTAAAAGATGAAACGTTTGAGAGTATCTCCATCATTGCTGAACTTGCTGGTCATTGCACTGCAAGGGAACCCAGCCAACGGCCAGACATGGGCCATGCTGTGAATGTATTGGCTCCACTTGTTGAAAAATGGAAACCACtggatgatgataatgatgactATTGTGGCATTGATTACAGCCTTCCCCTTAACCAAATGGTGAAGGGTTGGCAGGAAGCAGAAGGAAAGGATTTTAGTTATATGGACCTAGAAGACAGCAAAGGTAGTATCCCGGCTAGGCCTACTGGTTTTGCAGAGTCATTCACTTCTGCTGATGGTCGATAA